In Vibrio alginolyticus NBRC 15630 = ATCC 17749, one genomic interval encodes:
- a CDS encoding alpha/beta fold hydrolase has translation MTQPTSLVWLPGLLCDGTLFEEVNRALPSWVEPSCPTLASLPSMEQLAQKVLQDAPQEFVLGGLSMGGILAFEVYRQAPNRVKGLILMDTNAADEKPEVTQKRDALVSRALSGEFERITADTLMPVLIHPSRLQDKALTERIEGMAVNVGLEAFEAHAKALATRPDARPLLADIQAPTLVITGKEDKLCPLDNHLLMERCIPNVTLHVIPECGHLSTLEQPLIISEVMATWLQDNFA, from the coding sequence ATGACGCAACCCACCTCGTTAGTTTGGCTACCCGGACTACTTTGTGATGGCACATTGTTTGAGGAAGTCAACCGAGCGTTGCCAAGTTGGGTTGAGCCTTCATGCCCGACGCTGGCCTCATTGCCGTCAATGGAACAGCTGGCGCAGAAAGTGTTGCAAGACGCACCGCAGGAGTTTGTCTTGGGTGGCTTATCAATGGGTGGGATTCTTGCCTTTGAGGTGTACCGTCAAGCGCCAAACAGAGTCAAAGGCTTGATCCTCATGGATACCAATGCAGCAGATGAAAAGCCAGAGGTGACACAAAAGCGTGATGCACTGGTTAGCCGTGCGTTAAGTGGTGAGTTTGAACGCATTACGGCTGACACTCTGATGCCTGTGCTGATTCATCCAAGCCGTTTGCAAGACAAAGCGTTAACTGAGCGTATCGAAGGCATGGCGGTTAATGTAGGTTTGGAGGCATTTGAAGCACATGCTAAAGCGTTAGCAACTCGCCCGGATGCTCGACCTTTATTGGCGGACATTCAAGCTCCTACGTTGGTGATAACAGGTAAAGAAGATAAGCTTTGTCCGCTAGACAATCATCTGCTCATGGAGAGATGCATCCCAAACGTCACACTTCATGTTATCCCTGAGTGTGGGCATCTATCTACGCTTGAGCAGCCTTTAATTATTAGTGAAGTGATGGCTACTTGGCTTCAAGATAACTTTGCTTAG
- a CDS encoding cupin domain-containing protein, whose amino-acid sequence MTLQSKMNNNLVRYMELIPGTSAFIDARTPGSDLKDNFCIIGAGVAESSRQHVHIRDTAGFNIGAAGQPPGIKNSLHSHRTAELFLVFKGQFRFYWGNDGEHEAVLSHGDVISIPTNLFRGFEVVGRDYGFMFSVLGGDDSGGGVIWHPNVIKDSQGYGLYLKADGTLVDTINGDPVPQESELMPLLTEEELATFDTYTAEEMMPFVALLKDYREIKGDFSGSNVKQYALTGHPLASYDFQVKSEDEVSIMAYELSEGGSIPQHCREEKQVLINFDGDTEVVLTHQGEQANVVLTRGDVLNVPEGASYSLTNLRGNSLTYCILGSDQPKPLAGE is encoded by the coding sequence ATGACTCTACAATCTAAAATGAATAATAACCTGGTCCGCTACATGGAACTGATTCCGGGTACGAGTGCGTTTATTGATGCGCGCACGCCAGGCAGTGATCTGAAAGATAACTTCTGCATTATCGGTGCTGGGGTGGCAGAGAGCAGTCGTCAGCATGTTCATATTCGCGATACGGCGGGCTTTAATATTGGTGCCGCAGGCCAACCGCCGGGCATCAAAAATTCGTTGCACTCTCATCGTACCGCCGAGCTTTTCTTGGTGTTCAAAGGTCAGTTCCGTTTTTATTGGGGGAACGATGGCGAACACGAGGCGGTGTTGTCTCACGGTGACGTCATCTCGATTCCAACCAATCTCTTCCGTGGATTTGAAGTGGTTGGCCGCGATTACGGCTTTATGTTCTCGGTACTTGGCGGCGACGATTCAGGTGGCGGCGTTATTTGGCATCCAAACGTTATTAAAGACAGTCAAGGTTATGGTTTATACCTCAAAGCCGATGGCACACTCGTGGACACTATTAATGGCGACCCGGTGCCACAAGAATCAGAATTGATGCCGCTGCTTACCGAAGAAGAGCTCGCGACCTTCGATACCTACACCGCAGAAGAGATGATGCCATTTGTCGCTCTGCTAAAAGATTATCGTGAAATCAAAGGCGATTTCAGCGGAAGCAACGTGAAACAATACGCCTTAACGGGTCACCCTTTGGCGAGTTATGACTTCCAAGTAAAGAGTGAAGATGAAGTGAGCATCATGGCTTATGAGCTTTCTGAAGGTGGCTCGATTCCTCAACACTGCCGAGAAGAAAAACAAGTACTTATCAACTTTGATGGCGATACAGAGGTGGTCCTCACGCATCAAGGCGAACAAGCTAATGTTGTTTTAACGCGCGGTGATGTGCTGAATGTTCCAGAAGGTGCGTCTTATTCACTGACGAACTTGCGGGGTAATAGTTTGACGTATTGCATTCTTGGGTCTGATCAACCAAAGCCGCTTGCAGGAGAATAA
- a CDS encoding SDR family NAD(P)-dependent oxidoreductase, which produces MSKLALVTGGSGGLGAAICRKLAQSGYRVILTYNSNQKAADDVLSSLPRNEHLAFKLNVADSSAIEQLKHQVSEMSDKLDLLVNCAGMTKFVAHADLQSLDDQLFDQIFQVNVRAPFAMVRAFEPLLQQANGCVVNITSIAAQTAMGSNIAYCASKSAAENMTRSLARALSPEIRVLAVAPGLVDTEFVKGLDDAWRNQQEQSTPLKRLANDEEVAQAVYAAAEVLTFSTGNTIAVDGGRPLGL; this is translated from the coding sequence ATGTCGAAACTTGCCTTAGTCACAGGCGGCAGTGGCGGACTGGGTGCCGCCATTTGTCGCAAGCTAGCTCAATCTGGATATCGCGTAATTCTGACTTACAACAGTAATCAGAAAGCAGCCGACGACGTGCTTTCTTCGTTACCACGTAACGAGCATTTGGCATTCAAACTGAACGTGGCAGATTCTAGTGCGATTGAGCAGCTTAAACATCAAGTCAGTGAGATGAGCGACAAGCTAGATTTGTTGGTCAATTGTGCGGGGATGACGAAGTTCGTCGCGCATGCCGATCTGCAAAGTTTGGATGACCAATTATTTGATCAAATTTTCCAAGTGAACGTCCGTGCGCCTTTTGCCATGGTTCGAGCGTTTGAGCCTTTGCTCCAGCAAGCCAATGGTTGTGTGGTGAACATTACTTCTATCGCGGCACAGACTGCGATGGGCAGCAACATTGCTTATTGCGCGAGTAAATCTGCCGCAGAAAACATGACCCGTTCTTTAGCTCGCGCATTGTCCCCTGAGATTCGCGTTTTGGCTGTAGCGCCTGGGCTTGTCGACACCGAATTTGTCAAAGGCTTGGACGATGCTTGGCGTAACCAACAAGAACAATCCACACCGCTCAAGCGTTTAGCCAATGATGAAGAGGTTGCTCAAGCCGTGTACGCCGCGGCAGAGGTTCTGACCTTCTCGACAGGCAATACCATCGCGGTTGATGGTGGGCGACCTTTAGGTCTGTAA
- the hisD gene encoding histidinol dehydrogenase — translation MARILKNGITEEASASNDAKVRQIVENILADIESKGDSAVRELSEKFDNWSPEQFRLSEEQIQACVDALDESTRHDIEFAQQQVRNFAQIQRDSMKDVEVETMPGVVLGHKNIPVNSVGCYIPGGKYPLVASAHMSVLTAKVAGVKRVIACAPPFNGQPNVAIVAAMAMAGADEIYCFGGVQAVGAMALGTETIAPVDMIVGPGNAFVAEAKRQLFGRVGIDLFAGPTETLVIADEKGCDPELAAADLLGQAEHGYNSPAVLLTNSETFAQETIKEIERQLTILPTAEVAGKAWADYGQVIVCDSYEEMVEVADDIASEHVQVMTEDPKYFLANMTNYGALFLGRETNVSYGDKCIGTNHTLPTKKAARYTGGLWVGKFIKTCTYQRVTEAASLKVGEYCSRLCALEGFAGHKEQADIRVRRYKGKVEEA, via the coding sequence ATGGCACGCATTTTAAAAAACGGAATCACTGAAGAAGCATCAGCATCAAACGACGCAAAAGTGCGTCAGATTGTTGAAAACATTCTTGCTGATATTGAATCGAAAGGTGATAGCGCTGTACGTGAGTTGTCTGAAAAGTTTGATAACTGGTCGCCGGAGCAATTCCGCCTGTCAGAAGAGCAAATCCAAGCCTGTGTGGATGCGCTTGATGAATCGACTCGTCATGATATCGAGTTCGCTCAGCAACAAGTTCGAAACTTTGCTCAAATTCAGCGTGACTCAATGAAAGACGTCGAAGTAGAAACCATGCCTGGTGTGGTACTGGGGCATAAAAATATTCCAGTCAACAGCGTGGGTTGTTACATCCCTGGCGGTAAATACCCATTGGTTGCATCCGCTCACATGAGTGTACTGACGGCGAAAGTCGCGGGCGTAAAACGTGTTATTGCTTGTGCGCCACCGTTTAATGGCCAGCCGAATGTGGCGATTGTCGCTGCGATGGCAATGGCGGGTGCGGATGAAATCTATTGCTTCGGTGGTGTTCAGGCGGTAGGTGCAATGGCTCTGGGGACGGAGACTATTGCACCGGTCGATATGATTGTAGGGCCGGGTAACGCATTTGTAGCAGAGGCAAAACGTCAGTTGTTTGGTCGCGTCGGTATCGACTTGTTTGCAGGCCCAACGGAAACCTTAGTCATTGCTGATGAGAAAGGCTGTGACCCAGAATTGGCAGCGGCGGACTTGCTTGGGCAGGCCGAGCACGGTTACAACTCTCCAGCTGTCTTGTTGACCAACAGCGAGACATTTGCACAAGAGACCATCAAAGAGATTGAACGTCAGTTAACCATTCTCCCAACGGCGGAAGTTGCGGGTAAAGCGTGGGCAGATTACGGACAGGTGATCGTATGTGATAGTTACGAAGAAATGGTGGAAGTAGCAGACGATATCGCTTCTGAACACGTTCAAGTGATGACGGAAGATCCTAAATACTTCCTAGCTAACATGACCAACTACGGTGCCTTGTTCCTAGGTCGTGAAACCAACGTTTCTTACGGCGATAAATGTATTGGTACCAACCATACACTGCCAACGAAGAAAGCGGCGCGATACACCGGTGGTCTTTGGGTAGGTAAGTTCATCAAGACTTGTACTTACCAGCGAGTAACGGAAGCAGCATCCTTAAAAGTGGGTGAATACTGCTCTCGCTTGTGTGCACTAGAAGGCTTTGCAGGTCACAAAGAGCAAGCAGATATTCGTGTACGCCGTTACAAAGGCAAAGTGGAAGAGGCGTAA
- a CDS encoding HpcH/HpaI aldolase family protein, with product MSNFKQRLTKETLLGTFVKTPHPHIIEVLALAELPFVVLDAEHAPFDRSSLDLCIMAARANDLACVVRVQDSAPSTILNALDCGAAGVQIPHVCTAEQATQLAKICHYGEGGRGYAGSSRAAQYATKPMVEHLKDSRANTIVIAQIEDPQGVENVEAIANVEGIDALFIGQVDLTVAYGADSVHDEKVAQASMRVIEAARAANKPVGMFVATAQQAREWRELGVSFFCVGSEHKMIIDGFKQERNVMNS from the coding sequence ATGAGCAATTTTAAGCAACGTCTGACTAAAGAAACGCTATTAGGTACATTTGTTAAAACCCCTCATCCTCACATTATCGAGGTATTGGCACTGGCAGAGTTGCCTTTTGTGGTACTGGATGCAGAGCACGCACCTTTCGATCGTTCCTCGCTTGATCTGTGCATCATGGCGGCCAGAGCGAATGACCTCGCGTGCGTGGTACGAGTACAAGACAGCGCTCCTTCAACCATTTTGAACGCGCTTGACTGTGGCGCGGCGGGTGTACAAATTCCCCATGTTTGTACTGCTGAGCAAGCGACGCAACTGGCGAAAATCTGCCATTACGGAGAAGGTGGCCGAGGGTATGCTGGTTCCAGTCGAGCAGCGCAATACGCCACTAAGCCCATGGTTGAACACTTAAAAGACAGCCGTGCGAATACGATTGTCATTGCACAAATTGAAGACCCTCAAGGGGTTGAAAATGTTGAAGCGATTGCCAATGTTGAAGGAATTGATGCGCTCTTCATTGGCCAAGTTGATCTCACTGTCGCTTATGGTGCTGATAGCGTTCATGATGAGAAAGTCGCACAAGCAAGTATGCGAGTAATCGAAGCGGCCAGAGCCGCCAATAAACCTGTTGGCATGTTTGTCGCGACGGCTCAACAAGCTCGGGAATGGCGTGAACTCGGCGTTAGCTTCTTTTGTGTTGGCTCTGAACACAAAATGATCATTGATGGCTTCAAGCAAGAGAGAAATGTGATGAATTCTTGA
- a CDS encoding LacI family DNA-binding transcriptional regulator, with product MLGVSQSTVSRAFSPTASISEKKRKMVMDAAAKLGYTPNAIARGLISNRSGLVAIALDSESNPMYDMQSRALAVEIQKRGGQVVLCPIDKDDLDLAISRAIEYQVDGLVIATSRLTSRAFAQCEKFGVHLSLINRYAEGINANSSGIDNRLAGQQAAEYLTQKGAKQCAYISGDAGSMTSEERWLGFSSKLQELGAPSPTFIQAKYSFEAGLDAAKEILSHTSKPDAIFCANDILAMGVMDGLRQAGAKIPQDFSVMGVDNIPMSAWPSYDLTTIAQPVDKIVKRAVEDLMNRINGNLDATGEYLFEQGTLIERSSTI from the coding sequence ATGCTCGGCGTCTCTCAATCGACGGTATCTAGAGCATTCAGCCCGACTGCGAGTATTAGCGAGAAGAAACGCAAAATGGTGATGGATGCCGCAGCTAAGCTCGGATACACACCGAATGCCATCGCCCGAGGTCTGATTTCGAATCGTTCAGGCTTAGTGGCGATTGCGTTAGATAGCGAATCAAACCCAATGTACGACATGCAATCTCGTGCTTTGGCTGTCGAAATTCAAAAGCGAGGCGGACAAGTTGTGCTTTGCCCTATCGACAAGGACGACCTCGATCTCGCCATTTCACGCGCCATTGAATACCAAGTGGACGGACTCGTTATCGCCACCAGCCGTTTAACCTCACGCGCGTTTGCCCAATGCGAAAAGTTTGGCGTTCATTTAAGCTTGATTAACCGCTACGCCGAGGGTATTAATGCCAACAGCTCTGGCATTGATAACCGATTGGCGGGCCAACAAGCAGCCGAGTATTTAACGCAGAAAGGCGCAAAACAATGTGCTTACATCAGTGGTGATGCAGGTTCAATGACCAGTGAAGAGCGCTGGCTTGGCTTCTCTTCAAAACTGCAAGAGCTCGGCGCTCCATCCCCGACCTTTATTCAAGCCAAATACAGTTTTGAAGCTGGCCTAGATGCGGCGAAAGAAATCTTGTCACATACCAGTAAACCCGACGCGATTTTCTGTGCAAACGACATCCTCGCCATGGGTGTGATGGATGGTTTACGCCAAGCCGGAGCAAAGATCCCTCAAGACTTCTCAGTGATGGGCGTGGATAACATTCCGATGTCTGCATGGCCGAGTTATGATTTGACCACCATTGCTCAACCAGTCGACAAAATTGTTAAACGAGCGGTTGAAGACTTGATGAATCGAATCAACGGCAACCTGGATGCAACTGGCGAATACCTTTTCGAGCAAGGCACCTTGATCGAACGTAGTAGCACCATTTAA
- a CDS encoding TRAP transporter substrate-binding protein: protein MKKAILTSLTALGLAFSSMNTFATSVIRLAHDSQETSPVHKAMLYFEQEVETRSNGEIEVEIYPARQLGDVRETTELVQQGNLQMTFGASVLLSPYVPEFNVLDVFYLFDSEEQAHKALDSEKIGQPLLNAMESKGFHGLGFMEVGFRSVTNNKQPIDSIEDLKGLKIRSASNPTQISAWKSIGTAPTPLSWGEIFTSLQQGLINAQESAIYSIYAERFYEAQKYLSLTNHIYTNYVLFMNKSFWDSLPAAQQALISEVSKETIAKQRELAAKQNQEVIKELEAKGMTVNIVPDEVRSIMKEKMNAAVYQDLRSKTGEDLFDNVIAEIERL, encoded by the coding sequence ATGAAGAAAGCAATCCTTACTTCACTTACCGCACTGGGGCTTGCATTTAGCAGTATGAATACGTTTGCAACCAGTGTTATTCGTCTTGCTCATGACAGTCAAGAAACCTCTCCCGTACACAAAGCAATGCTCTATTTCGAACAAGAAGTGGAAACTCGCTCAAACGGTGAGATAGAAGTTGAAATCTATCCGGCAAGACAACTAGGCGATGTGCGTGAGACGACTGAACTCGTACAGCAAGGCAACTTACAAATGACGTTTGGTGCGTCAGTTTTACTCTCTCCCTACGTCCCAGAGTTTAACGTGCTCGACGTGTTCTACCTTTTTGATAGCGAAGAGCAAGCACACAAAGCGCTCGACAGTGAGAAGATCGGACAACCATTGTTGAATGCTATGGAATCAAAAGGCTTTCATGGACTTGGCTTTATGGAGGTCGGCTTTCGTAGCGTGACCAACAACAAACAGCCAATTGATAGTATTGAGGACCTGAAAGGGCTAAAGATTCGCTCGGCATCTAACCCCACTCAAATAAGCGCGTGGAAATCTATTGGTACTGCGCCAACACCTCTGTCTTGGGGAGAAATTTTCACCTCGTTACAACAAGGCCTGATTAACGCTCAAGAAAGTGCTATCTACTCTATTTATGCCGAACGTTTTTACGAGGCACAAAAGTACCTCTCTTTAACTAACCATATATACACCAACTACGTGTTGTTCATGAACAAATCGTTTTGGGATTCACTGCCGGCCGCACAACAAGCGCTGATCAGTGAAGTAAGCAAAGAAACCATCGCAAAACAGCGTGAGCTCGCCGCTAAGCAAAACCAAGAAGTAATCAAAGAGCTCGAAGCAAAAGGCATGACGGTTAACATCGTCCCAGACGAGGTACGCAGCATCATGAAAGAAAAAATGAATGCAGCCGTGTACCAAGATCTGCGTAGCAAGACAGGTGAAGACTTGTTTGACAACGTGATTGCCGAGATAGAACGCTTATAA
- a CDS encoding TRAP transporter small permease: MKWFRLLDKYLEPTLIVIAISTMTTLLCLQITLRLFDATIAWAEELARYLFVWAMYLSISYCIRDDRHIRIRVFIDKLPGNWTQFSLIVSDLIYLAFSATVAWFGFKVINRSLQLGQIAPAMEIPIACLYASVLVCALLSCARLVTSIYQRVNACSTNNERVRFSRQRYRHIKAKYRTSNRLLEFNA, from the coding sequence ATGAAGTGGTTTCGCTTACTAGACAAATACCTAGAACCTACCCTTATCGTTATCGCGATCTCGACGATGACAACTTTACTGTGCTTGCAAATCACACTACGCCTATTTGACGCAACGATCGCGTGGGCTGAAGAGCTGGCTCGTTATTTATTCGTATGGGCGATGTACCTGAGCATCAGCTACTGTATCCGAGATGATCGACACATCCGCATTCGTGTGTTCATCGATAAACTTCCGGGCAATTGGACGCAATTCAGTTTGATTGTCTCTGATCTTATCTACCTTGCCTTTAGTGCCACTGTCGCCTGGTTTGGATTTAAGGTTATAAACCGCAGCCTGCAACTCGGTCAGATTGCACCCGCAATGGAAATTCCTATTGCGTGTTTGTATGCCTCTGTTTTAGTTTGCGCACTATTAAGCTGCGCGCGCCTAGTGACAAGCATTTATCAACGTGTGAACGCGTGCTCCACCAACAATGAACGAGTTCGCTTTTCTCGCCAACGCTATCGCCATATCAAAGCAAAGTATCGTACTTCTAACCGACTATTGGAGTTTAACGCATGA
- a CDS encoding TRAP transporter large permease, with product MTSALLFGSFGLLLLIGVPVGIALAAASMVAILSLPFLNIEFLVQGMVTGLDSFPLLAVVLFTLAGNLMSQGGISKRLLHVAEVFFGHFTGGLGIVAIVACMFFASISGTGSATVAAIGLTMIPSMVKKGYDRSFAGALIASSGGIGVIIPPSVVMIVYAITAEVSVTKMFMAGIIPGLVVGMVLIGYCLIVSKMRGYTGNERKATWAERLDALKEASWAMLLPVIILGGIYSGIFTPTESAAIGVLYGLFFGMFVYKELKPAQVVKIILESSLLVGAVLVIVGASVTFGRILTLERLPTEIAQFILSITENKLLILLCINVLLLLVGTFMETLAAIVILTPILLPITSALGMDPVHFGIVMIVNLAIGFVTPPLGANLFMASQVGKVPIESLSKAIMGWIGAMIVALMLITFIPAISLSLPALLS from the coding sequence ATGACGTCTGCACTTTTGTTTGGCAGCTTTGGTCTGCTTCTGCTCATTGGCGTTCCGGTCGGTATTGCTCTGGCGGCAGCCAGTATGGTCGCGATATTAAGCCTGCCATTCCTTAACATCGAGTTTTTAGTCCAAGGAATGGTAACAGGGCTCGACTCCTTCCCTCTCCTCGCCGTCGTTCTTTTTACCTTAGCAGGTAACCTTATGAGCCAAGGAGGGATCTCAAAACGATTATTGCATGTGGCGGAGGTCTTCTTTGGCCACTTTACTGGCGGGCTTGGTATCGTGGCCATTGTGGCGTGTATGTTCTTCGCATCCATCTCTGGTACAGGGTCTGCCACTGTTGCCGCTATCGGCCTGACGATGATTCCTTCGATGGTGAAGAAAGGCTACGACCGCAGCTTTGCAGGTGCTTTAATCGCGTCCTCCGGCGGAATTGGCGTCATTATTCCACCCTCTGTGGTGATGATCGTCTACGCGATCACTGCTGAAGTCTCCGTCACTAAGATGTTCATGGCGGGAATCATTCCTGGCTTGGTCGTCGGTATGGTATTGATCGGCTATTGTCTAATTGTGTCAAAAATGCGGGGCTACACAGGTAACGAGCGCAAAGCGACCTGGGCAGAGCGTCTTGATGCGTTAAAAGAAGCCAGTTGGGCAATGCTACTACCCGTGATCATTCTCGGCGGTATCTATTCTGGTATCTTCACACCTACCGAATCAGCCGCCATTGGTGTGCTCTATGGCTTATTCTTTGGCATGTTTGTTTATAAAGAGCTCAAACCAGCGCAAGTGGTGAAAATCATTCTAGAGTCGTCACTGTTAGTTGGCGCTGTGCTCGTCATTGTGGGTGCGTCCGTGACGTTTGGCCGCATATTGACCCTAGAACGTCTGCCGACTGAAATTGCTCAGTTCATTCTATCGATTACCGAAAACAAACTTCTGATACTGCTTTGCATCAATGTCCTGTTGTTGCTCGTCGGTACCTTTATGGAAACGCTGGCAGCGATTGTTATTCTCACACCAATTCTGTTACCCATTACGTCAGCACTCGGCATGGATCCCGTTCATTTTGGTATCGTGATGATCGTGAACTTGGCCATTGGCTTTGTTACGCCTCCTCTGGGAGCCAACCTGTTTATGGCAAGTCAGGTAGGCAAAGTACCGATAGAGTCGCTCTCTAAAGCCATCATGGGTTGGATTGGAGCAATGATAGTGGCCTTGATGTTGATTACCTTCATCCCTGCCATCTCGCTATCATTACCTGCGCTTTTATCCTGA
- a CDS encoding nuclear transport factor 2 family protein: MAMVGFDEKWRDFPDYILGITKEIWEDRGLNTLEHYYSPDIVVRTPLSIVQGNEGVISATMATLAEFPDRTLYGEDVIWSGTPEQGMLSSHRIISTATHSGNGFYGQASNRKLRFRIIADCHAINNQINDEWLVRDQADIAKQLGMTSEEFARQQIEFEGGVESSPFPFTPEVDIPGPYLGVGNDNEYGQRYEAILRSLMNAEFSIVPKEYDRACIGEYTGGQTALSHSEVDHFWMALRASFPNAQFTVHHRIGRDDDMMSPRAAIRWSLHGKHEGYGMFGKPSGKEVYIMGISHAEFGPWGLRREFTLFDETAIWKQILLQQG; encoded by the coding sequence ATGGCCATGGTTGGCTTCGATGAAAAGTGGCGTGATTTTCCCGACTACATTCTTGGTATCACAAAAGAGATTTGGGAAGACCGAGGTTTAAACACCTTAGAACACTACTACTCTCCCGACATTGTTGTGCGTACTCCACTCTCTATCGTTCAAGGAAACGAAGGGGTGATCAGTGCAACAATGGCGACACTGGCCGAGTTTCCCGATCGCACGCTATATGGCGAAGACGTCATTTGGTCAGGCACCCCGGAACAAGGCATGCTTTCTTCTCATCGAATCATCTCTACTGCAACACACAGTGGCAACGGCTTCTATGGGCAAGCTTCGAACCGCAAGCTTCGTTTCCGTATTATCGCAGATTGCCATGCTATCAATAACCAAATCAATGACGAATGGTTGGTTCGCGATCAAGCCGATATCGCGAAACAACTGGGCATGACGTCAGAAGAGTTTGCACGCCAACAAATCGAATTTGAAGGTGGCGTGGAATCAAGCCCATTTCCGTTCACTCCTGAAGTCGACATTCCTGGACCTTATTTGGGCGTAGGCAACGACAACGAATATGGTCAGCGCTACGAAGCAATTCTCAGAAGCCTTATGAATGCCGAGTTCTCTATAGTACCGAAAGAGTACGACCGCGCTTGCATCGGCGAATACACTGGCGGTCAAACTGCCCTATCACACTCGGAAGTCGATCATTTTTGGATGGCACTTCGTGCGTCTTTCCCAAATGCTCAATTTACCGTTCACCATCGTATTGGCCGAGATGACGACATGATGTCACCACGCGCTGCAATTCGATGGTCTTTGCACGGTAAGCATGAGGGATATGGGATGTTTGGTAAGCCTTCGGGGAAAGAGGTTTACATCATGGGGATCAGCCACGCTGAGTTTGGCCCTTGGGGTCTTCGTCGCGAATTCACTTTGTTTGACGAGACCGCAATCTGGAAGCAAATCCTGCTACAGCAAGGCTAA
- a CDS encoding nuclear transport factor 2 family protein, giving the protein MSLNIIEQFYQNYFNAADKEQKQAALQALNPDVKWCVAHPVNDLNGPDATHESFLSPLVNALPDAERRPMIVMHGEYEGRTWYNSTGYFIGTFEQSLFGIPATGKTLYLRYTEMVCVENDQITESYMIPDFIDAMNQAGSNPLRKSLGHDGLVPSPATSNGIQHSVVSLKESEKSAQLVEDMLSCLGRFDGQDLFSMDLENYWHSDFMWYGPAGIGTTRGIKGFRNHHQAPFVFAFPDRSVDIEVNFLAKNDYVSTGGWPHMHGTHTGHSGWLGLAPTGKHIELRVMDIWRREGDLLKENWVAIDIVHILLQLGYDVFAQMKEQLEGPNYA; this is encoded by the coding sequence ATGTCACTCAACATCATCGAACAGTTCTACCAGAACTACTTCAACGCCGCAGATAAAGAGCAAAAACAGGCCGCTCTGCAAGCTTTGAACCCTGACGTAAAATGGTGCGTGGCGCACCCTGTGAACGATCTCAATGGCCCAGATGCAACCCACGAATCTTTCCTCTCACCACTTGTTAATGCTTTGCCTGATGCCGAACGCCGACCAATGATTGTGATGCACGGCGAATACGAAGGCCGTACTTGGTACAACTCTACTGGTTACTTTATCGGTACGTTTGAACAGTCACTGTTTGGCATCCCTGCAACAGGGAAAACACTCTACTTACGTTACACCGAAATGGTGTGTGTGGAGAACGACCAAATCACCGAATCATACATGATTCCAGACTTCATCGATGCGATGAATCAAGCGGGAAGCAACCCTCTTAGAAAAAGCTTAGGCCACGATGGCTTAGTCCCTTCTCCTGCGACGTCAAACGGTATCCAACATTCTGTTGTGTCTCTGAAAGAAAGTGAGAAGAGCGCCCAATTAGTCGAAGATATGTTGTCTTGCTTGGGTCGTTTTGATGGTCAAGATCTCTTCTCGATGGATTTAGAAAACTACTGGCACAGTGACTTTATGTGGTACGGCCCAGCAGGTATTGGCACTACGCGCGGTATCAAAGGTTTCCGTAACCACCATCAAGCACCATTCGTGTTCGCCTTCCCTGATCGAAGTGTCGATATTGAGGTCAATTTTTTGGCCAAAAATGACTACGTATCCACAGGTGGTTGGCCGCATATGCATGGTACTCATACTGGTCACAGTGGCTGGCTCGGTCTTGCTCCGACAGGAAAACACATCGAACTTCGCGTTATGGACATTTGGCGACGCGAAGGCGATTTACTGAAGGAAAACTGGGTGGCGATCGACATCGTTCATATCCTGCTGCAACTTGGATACGACGTATTTGCACAAATGAAAGAACAGTTAGAAGGACCTAATTATGCATGA